Proteins from a genomic interval of Oncorhynchus clarkii lewisi isolate Uvic-CL-2024 chromosome 13, UVic_Ocla_1.0, whole genome shotgun sequence:
- the LOC139424525 gene encoding alpha-internexin-like: MSYGSDFNSASSYRKMFGESPRYSSSPSRMSNASLRSGGYRSHSQSRSMGSNLGSSFHQKRSSGRSYSQMPMPMENLDFAQSTVLNNEFKIIRTNEKEQMMGLNDRFAMFIDKVRNLEQQNKVLETELVTLRQRQTEPSRLADLYQQEIRELRSQLDEVNGEKSQILIERDNIEEDLQKLRGKYDDEYRLREEAEQTLKAFKKDVDDATMVRLDLEKKVESLLDEINFMRKVHEEEVAELMNMIQAAQVSVEMEVSKPDLTSALKEIRGQYESMASKNLQSAEEWYKSKFVDLNEQATRSQEAMRASREELNEFRRQLQSKTIEIESLRGTNESLERQLNEMEERHNQEIGQYQDNMAEMDNDLRTTKSEMARHLREYQDLLNVKMALDIEIAAYRKLLEGEETRISTGITYSSPSMNMRSSEMRSFGMRSSNMRSSDMTSSGDVDLPSMGSYNQTTRYTTISAGSKKDEGKDQEDGQSKSGKGSNDGDQKESSDTNQKN, from the exons ATGAGCTACGGATCTGACTTCAATTCCGCTTCTTCCTACCGAAAGATGTTCGGGGAGTCTCCCCGATACTCCAGCTCTCCATCCCGGATGAGCAATGCCTCTTTACGCAGCGGCGGTTACCGGTCCCACTCTCAGTCCCGGAGCATGGGCTCTAACCTGGGCTCCTCTTTCCACCAGAAGAGGTCCTCTGGCCGGTCCTACTCGCAGATGCCCATGCCGATGGAGAACTTGGATTTCGCCCAGAGCACGGTGCTCAACAATGAGTTCAAAATCATCCGCACCAACGAGAAGGAGCAGATGATGGGGCTCAATGACCGCTTTGCCATGTTCATCGACAAGGTTCGCAACTTGGAACAGCAGAACAAGGTGCTCGAGACCGAGCTGGTGACCCTGCGTCAGAGGCAGACGGAGCCCTCGCGCTTGGCGGACCTGTACCAGCAGGAGATCCGCGAGCTGCGCTCCCAGCTCGATGAGGTGAACGGCGAGAAGTCCCAGATCCTCATCGAGCGTGACAACATTGAGGAGGACCTGCAGAAGCTCCGCGGCAAATACGATGACGAGTACCGCCTGCGGGAGGAAGCCGAGCAGACCCTCAAGGCGTTCAAGAAGGACGTGGACGACGCCACCATGGTGCGTTTAGACCTGGAGAAGAAGGTAGAATCGCTCCTCGACGAGATCAACTTCATGAGGAAGGTGCACGAGGAGGAGGTGGCCGAGCTTATGAACATGATCCAAGCCGCCCAGGTGTCCGTGGAGATGGAGGTCTCCAAACCTGACCTCACCTCTGCCCTGAAGGAGATTCGAGGCCAGTACGAGTCCATGGCCTCAAAGAACCTCCAGTCCGCCGAGGAGTGGTACAAGTCGAAGTTCGTTGACCTCAATGAGCAGGCCACCCGTAGCCAGGAGGCGATGCGCGCCAGCCGGGAGGAACTCAACGAGTTCCGGAGGCAGCTCCAGTCCAAGACCATCGAGATTGAGAGCCTGAGGGGAACCAACGAGTCCCTGGAAAGGCAGCTCAACGAGATGGAGGAGAGGCACAACCAGGAGATTGGCCAGTACCAG GACAACATGGCCGAGATGGACAATGACCTGAGGACCACTAAGAGCGAGATGGCTCGTCACCTGCGGGAGTACCAGGACCTGCTGAATGTCAAGATGGCGCTGGATATTGAAATTGCTGCATACAG GAAACTCCTGGAAGGGGAAGAGACTCGCATCAGCACAGGCATCACCTACTCCAGCCCCAGCATGAACATGAGGTCCTCCGAGATGAGGTCCTTCGGGATGAGGTCCTCCAACATGAGGTCCTCCGACATGACCTCCTCCGGCGACGTGGACTTGCCCAGCATGGGCAGCTACAACCAGACCACCAGGTACACCACCATCTCTGCAGGATCCAAGAAGGACGAGGGAAAGGACCAGGAGGATGGGCAGAGCAAGTCTGGCAAGGGGTCCAACGACGGAGACCAGAAGGAGTCCAGCGACACCAACCAGAAAAACTAG